Proteins from a genomic interval of Scatophagus argus isolate fScaArg1 chromosome 6, fScaArg1.pri, whole genome shotgun sequence:
- the LOC124061042 gene encoding uncharacterized protein LOC124061042, giving the protein MFLCNTSAIKDWSYFLSQILPLMNKTTGLVNMDKAEDVTTTMVTALQPDSAMSASNPPLNSNHTSGMEHVLQYSYSESDLLYTDYRTPARDSIPLPKAVLYLVMAALVVVAVAYAIVGHLVKDVVNEFVGGGRSIVTEGDSGETSEPDWVFGSRRVTRGNKTEINCITSSMNEMSELGERPRLMDLSYISLNHTNCLSSSRPEEIVVTIDETLQQRPPDTRSGT; this is encoded by the exons atgtttttatgcaaCACGAGCGCCATAAAGGACTGGAGCTACTTTCTGTCTCAGATACTGCCTCTGATGAACAAAACCACAGGCTTGGTGAACATGGACAAAGCGGAGGATGTGACGACCACCATGGTGACGGCTCTGCAGCCGGACAGCGCCATGAGCGCCAGCAACCCGCCGCTCAACTCCAACCACACGTCGGGCATGGAGCACGTCCTCCAGTACTCGTACTCGGAGAGTGACCTGCTGTACACGGACTACCGGACACCTGCACGAGACTCCATCCCGCTGCCCAAAGCGGTCCTCTACCTGGTCATGGCGGcgctggtggtggtggcggtggcgTACGCGATAGTTGGACACCTGGTCAAAGATGTGGTCAATGAATTTGTCG GTGGAGGCAGGTCGATCGTCACTGAAGGTGACAGCGGTGAAACCAGCGAACCAG ACTGGGTGTTTGGCTCTCGTCGAGTCACCAGGGGCAACAAGACCGAGATAAACTGCATCACCAGCAGCATGAACGAGATGAGTGAGCTGGGCGAGAGGCCTCGGCTGATGGACCTGAGCTACATATCGCTGAACCACACCAACTGCCTGAGCTCCAGCAGGCCGGAGGAGATAGTGGTCACCATAGACGAGACACTGCAGCAGCGACCTCCGGACACTCGCTCTGGGACTTAA